Proteins encoded in a region of the Candidatus Babeliales bacterium genome:
- a CDS encoding ankyrin repeat domain-containing protein has translation MNHSYSVIFLIFYTVSMHPMNSTLSSVVLPNDILKHVCTLAFPSIHLPNDEECEDKTEDEKNYANIKKNLPIIAQEVLSLRMTCKTLNAFISENLMSLLHLDTSNIDAFLIRSIQANIPYFTKYALAHGADSNAVHLPNGYTALLCAIQNNCYSTCALLLEKDANINLKMRDYGVYGYDNNPDYNFNWPIHMAIKESNAQLVTLFIHKGANLNVRINRDYMNTLLTSAVHINNPIILKTLLSSNTHKGYPHPWEYTIIMSALTTAKNIKFEENNLEKEENNRKIIQLLEKAQQSAEVPPIYFVWVK, from the coding sequence ATGAATCACAGCTATAGCGTAATTTTTCTCATATTTTATACCGTTTCAATGCATCCAATGAACAGTACATTATCTTCTGTTGTACTACCAAATGATATTTTAAAACATGTATGTACATTAGCTTTTCCATCGATACATTTACCTAATGATGAAGAATGTGAGGATAAAACAGAGGACGAAAAAAATTATGCGAATATCAAAAAAAATTTACCAATAATAGCTCAAGAGGTTCTTTCATTACGAATGACGTGTAAAACTCTTAATGCATTTATTTCCGAAAATCTTATGTCATTACTCCATCTTGATACATCTAATATAGATGCATTTCTTATAAGATCTATACAAGCTAACATTCCTTATTTTACTAAATATGCTCTTGCCCATGGCGCTGATAGCAACGCCGTTCATTTACCTAATGGTTATACTGCCCTACTATGTGCTATACAAAATAATTGCTATTCTACGTGCGCATTGCTACTTGAAAAAGACGCAAATATTAATTTAAAAATGAGAGATTATGGAGTATATGGCTATGACAATAATCCTGATTATAATTTTAATTGGCCAATACATATGGCAATCAAAGAAAGTAATGCGCAATTAGTTACACTATTTATTCACAAAGGTGCAAACCTAAATGTGAGAATAAATCGTGATTACATGAATACATTACTTACATCTGCCGTACACATAAATAATCCAATTATTTTAAAAACACTTCTTTCATCAAATACTCATAAAGGCTATCCGCATCCGTGGGAATATACTATTATTATGAGTGCACTTACAACAGCAAAAAATATAAAATTTGAAGAAAATAATCTTGAAAAAGAAGAAAATAATAGAAAAATTATACAATTATTAGAGAAGGCACAACAATCAGCGGAGGTACCTCCAATTTATTTTGTATGGGTAAAATGA
- the trpS gene encoding tryptophan--tRNA ligase, which produces MAHESIVLTGDRPTGPLHLGHYLGSLKTRIEMQEIYKQFVMIADTQALTDYFDRPEMVRKNVLEVCLDYLAVGIDPQKSTLFIQSLIPEIAELTVYFLNLVSVNRLMRNPTVKSEIIQKEFGERLSAGFLTYPVSQAADIVIVKGTIVPVGEDQLPHIEQTNEIIHTFNRTYNKEVFGHVTAHTSKISRLPGIDGKTKMSKSLNNAIFLSDSADIIAEKVMKMYTDPDHIHVNDPGKVEGNVVFSYLDIFDTETDVLAELKAHYCRGGLGDVALKKRLINILNTLLEPIRKRRAYYAQDTQEVMNYALIGSEKVRHIAAQTMNEVRGVMCLDYK; this is translated from the coding sequence ATGGCACATGAATCTATTGTTTTAACGGGAGATCGTCCAACAGGGCCACTGCACCTAGGACATTATCTTGGTTCACTTAAAACACGTATAGAAATGCAGGAAATATATAAACAATTTGTGATGATTGCTGATACACAAGCTTTGACAGATTATTTTGATCGACCTGAAATGGTGCGTAAAAATGTTTTAGAAGTATGCCTTGATTATCTAGCCGTTGGCATTGATCCACAAAAATCAACACTATTTATACAATCACTTATTCCTGAAATAGCTGAACTTACCGTCTATTTTCTCAATTTGGTATCAGTAAATAGATTAATGCGCAATCCAACAGTTAAATCTGAAATCATTCAGAAGGAATTTGGTGAACGTTTATCTGCAGGATTTTTAACCTATCCAGTATCCCAAGCAGCAGATATCGTTATCGTAAAAGGTACGATTGTGCCGGTAGGCGAAGATCAATTGCCACACATTGAACAAACAAATGAAATTATACATACATTTAATCGTACATATAATAAAGAAGTATTTGGTCATGTAACAGCCCATACTTCTAAAATTAGTAGATTACCTGGTATTGACGGAAAAACAAAAATGAGTAAATCATTAAATAACGCTATTTTTTTGTCTGATTCTGCTGATATCATTGCGGAAAAAGTAATGAAAATGTACACAGACCCCGATCACATTCATGTTAATGATCCTGGTAAAGTTGAAGGAAACGTAGTATTTAGCTATCTTGATATCTTTGATACAGAGACTGATGTTTTGGCAGAATTAAAAGCTCATTACTGTCGAGGCGGGCTTGGTGATGTTGCACTCAAAAAGCGACTAATAAATATATTAAATACATTATTAGAACCTATTCGAAAGCGACGGGCATATTATGCACAGGATACACAAGAAGTAATGAATTACGCATTGATAGGATCAGAAAAAGTTCGTCACATTGCCGCACAAACCATGAATGAAGTACGTGGTGTTATGTGTTTGGATTATAAATAA
- a CDS encoding ATP-binding protein has product MKSLHVKIKKNFIGRIAELQRLQKIGLSHEASIIIMYGRRRIGKTELLEQAFRERNLLKFEGIEGLSQKSQLAHAMNQLATYAESRLLTKTVLVSWREFFELLYDYTRKGKWTIYLEELQWLARYDDTLIAELKYVWDNFFRHNPKLIVILCGSAPSFMIDHVIHSKALYNRSQYEFHLKEFNVYETKEFLKKRSVREVFDAYLTVGGVPEYLKWITKESSVFISLCKHSFTSGSFFAREYERIFTSSMSNNKYYRAIIDIVSTKKFATRTELMQLLDISSGGSLTNVLLDLEKSGFITHYYPFNLEENTVLTRYAIDDNYMHFYCKFIKPLQKNIATGAYDNNPKSALKVDSYSKWLGFAFERFCRKYHYVIAKILYFSGVHYRSGVFFSRATNKENPGYQIDLIFDRADNVYTICEMKYLQGKVGTSVIAEFEKKLSLFPNKGNKTIHKVLICSEGAEEALLKRAYFDDIITCAQILEARNW; this is encoded by the coding sequence ATGAAATCATTACACGTAAAAATAAAAAAGAATTTTATTGGCAGAATTGCTGAATTACAACGGTTACAGAAAATTGGTTTATCCCATGAAGCTAGTATTATTATCATGTATGGTCGAAGAAGGATTGGAAAAACCGAGCTTCTTGAACAAGCATTTCGAGAAAGAAATTTATTAAAGTTTGAAGGAATAGAAGGTCTTTCGCAAAAATCTCAACTTGCGCATGCAATGAATCAATTAGCAACATATGCTGAAAGTCGTTTGCTAACCAAAACAGTTCTAGTTAGTTGGCGAGAGTTTTTTGAACTTCTCTATGATTACACACGAAAAGGCAAATGGACAATTTATTTAGAAGAATTGCAGTGGCTTGCGCGCTATGATGATACATTAATCGCTGAACTAAAATATGTATGGGATAATTTTTTTCGTCATAACCCTAAGTTAATTGTAATTTTATGCGGCTCTGCACCTTCATTTATGATTGATCATGTTATACATTCCAAAGCATTATATAACAGATCTCAGTATGAATTTCATCTTAAAGAATTTAATGTCTATGAAACTAAGGAATTTCTTAAAAAACGAAGCGTCAGAGAAGTTTTTGATGCATATTTAACCGTTGGTGGTGTTCCAGAATATTTAAAATGGATCACTAAAGAATCTTCAGTATTTATTAGTCTATGCAAGCATTCATTTACTTCTGGAAGTTTTTTTGCGCGCGAGTATGAGCGTATTTTCACGAGCAGTATGTCGAACAATAAATATTATCGAGCAATTATTGATATTGTAAGTACAAAAAAATTTGCGACAAGAACAGAGTTAATGCAACTACTTGATATATCGTCGGGTGGAAGCTTGACTAATGTATTATTGGATTTAGAAAAGTCTGGTTTTATTACTCATTATTATCCATTTAACCTGGAAGAAAATACCGTTCTAACTCGGTATGCAATTGATGATAATTATATGCATTTTTATTGTAAATTTATTAAGCCATTACAAAAAAATATTGCAACTGGCGCCTATGATAATAATCCAAAAAGTGCATTAAAAGTTGATAGCTATAGTAAATGGCTTGGCTTTGCATTTGAACGGTTCTGTCGTAAATACCATTACGTTATAGCAAAAATTCTTTATTTTTCTGGAGTCCATTATCGATCAGGAGTTTTTTTTAGTCGTGCAACTAATAAGGAAAACCCTGGTTATCAAATAGATTTGATATTTGATAGAGCTGATAATGTCTACACTATTTGTGAGATGAAATATTTACAAGGTAAAGTTGGCACAAGCGTTATTGCTGAATTTGAAAAAAAATTGTCGTTGTTTCCTAATAAAGGAAACAAGACAATTCATAAAGTGCTCATTTGCAGCGAAGGTGCTGAAGAAGCATTGCTTAAACGTGCATATTTTGATGATATTATTACGTGCGCTCAGATTCTTGAGGCACGTAATTGGTAG
- a CDS encoding MFS transporter codes for MKKDISILIGNALDRFDTSLYGFLAPVMGPVFFPDHDPIVQLILTYATSITSLISRPLGTFLFGLIARRAGPIIGLSYSLIGVAITTVCIGSIPSHATIAWLAPLSLVCMRLIRGICAAGESTIAKLYIMEHKSEKQALIASHFYHSSTMLGIILASIVSTIVIGSNHALWRVCFWCGGITGFVGYFLRSYEFNKNEIKKQELFDDYTISSISLLWRNRGNVMRVAAATCFSHITYAVPFVFMNNFVPFVTSITLPTMMVLNSTLLIFDMIFIPIIGRCVMRYNIHTTMTYAAVILASTIIPLFFFLPGASLVYVTGVRIWIVGWGLVFLCPLHFWFNSLFSASDKYFLVGMGNALGVATLGHMTTPICLWLWYISGISYFPALYIAGVMLATAYAIFTSRKFVMD; via the coding sequence ATGAAAAAAGATATATCAATCCTAATTGGCAATGCATTGGATCGTTTTGATACATCTTTATATGGATTTTTGGCTCCTGTAATGGGGCCAGTTTTTTTTCCTGACCATGATCCAATTGTACAATTAATATTAACCTATGCAACATCGATAACATCCTTAATTTCTCGCCCACTTGGCACATTTCTTTTTGGTTTAATTGCACGACGAGCAGGACCCATTATTGGCCTCTCATATTCATTAATTGGTGTTGCTATTACAACGGTATGCATTGGCAGTATTCCAAGTCATGCAACCATTGCGTGGCTGGCACCATTAAGTTTGGTATGTATGAGACTGATACGAGGTATTTGCGCTGCAGGAGAAAGTACTATAGCTAAATTATATATTATGGAACATAAGTCAGAGAAACAGGCTTTGATAGCATCTCATTTTTATCACAGTTCTACTATGCTTGGTATTATCCTCGCATCAATTGTATCAACAATAGTTATTGGATCTAATCATGCTCTGTGGAGAGTTTGTTTTTGGTGCGGTGGAATAACCGGTTTTGTTGGTTATTTTTTACGATCGTATGAATTTAATAAAAATGAGATAAAAAAACAAGAACTCTTTGATGATTATACTATTTCAAGTATTTCATTATTATGGCGCAATCGCGGTAATGTGATGCGTGTTGCCGCGGCAACCTGCTTTTCTCATATTACCTATGCAGTACCTTTTGTTTTTATGAATAATTTTGTACCATTTGTCACATCAATCACCTTACCTACTATGATGGTTCTTAATAGTACATTATTAATTTTCGATATGATCTTTATACCTATTATTGGTAGATGTGTAATGCGTTATAATATTCATACAACAATGACTTACGCAGCAGTTATTTTGGCATCTACTATTATACCATTATTTTTCTTTTTACCAGGCGCATCGTTGGTATACGTCACTGGAGTACGTATCTGGATTGTAGGCTGGGGTTTGGTTTTTTTATGTCCGTTACATTTTTGGTTTAATAGCTTATTTTCAGCATCAGATAAATATTTTCTTGTGGGTATGGGTAATGCATTAGGCGTAGCAACATTAGGACATATGACAACACCAATTTGTTTATGGTTATGGTACATCAGTGGTATTTCTTATTTTCCCGCTCTCTATATTGCTGGTGTTATGCTTGCAACTGCATATGCAATTTTTACTTCTCGTAAATTTGTTATGGATTGA
- a CDS encoding DoxX family protein: protein MCTQIIKLITHHSPFLQILGFTFLRISFGTIFLIFGSKKLISGPAYLTQIGSAISLFGITHGYLLWGCAAALTEFCGGLSYILGLGIRVSSLPLMLLLIVALRFHLKKGDMFSTWGFAALCLCIVVSFFIAGSGTYSVDHLMHCCMNSQQ from the coding sequence ATGTGCACACAAATAATCAAACTAATTACCCACCATTCTCCATTTTTACAAATACTCGGTTTTACCTTTTTACGTATCAGTTTTGGCACAATTTTTCTTATTTTTGGATCTAAAAAATTAATATCTGGTCCTGCGTATCTTACACAAATTGGCAGCGCAATATCTCTTTTTGGTATTACACATGGATATTTATTGTGGGGATGTGCAGCGGCATTAACAGAATTTTGTGGTGGGCTTTCTTACATTCTTGGACTTGGTATACGTGTTAGTTCATTACCGCTAATGTTGCTTTTAATTGTCGCCTTACGTTTTCATCTGAAAAAAGGTGATATGTTTTCTACATGGGGATTTGCGGCCCTTTGTTTATGCATTGTAGTAAGTTTTTTCATTGCAGGAAGTGGTACCTATTCTGTAGATCACCTAATGCATTGTTGTATGAACAGCCAACAATAA
- a CDS encoding DUF502 domain-containing protein has product MSYKKNIFFSFIDSVCSLFLTGLFSILPITLTIAVFTLTIRVLQSWLEPLKRFGVPFLGTIPYSELILAIAIIFIAGTLYNMFILRPIIHAIEQLFSRIPLIRPVYSGIKKLVDAFSLQNKVSFTKVVRIEFPKNGMYSIGFLANQVDEKIAPDSNKKYYSIFIPTTPNPTSGFLIILPESEITVIDITRQEAMAMIISGGIIQPDTVK; this is encoded by the coding sequence ATGTCTTATAAAAAAAATATATTTTTTTCTTTCATTGATTCAGTTTGCTCTCTGTTTTTAACAGGGTTATTTAGTATATTACCTATAACATTAACAATAGCAGTTTTTACCCTTACAATACGAGTTTTACAAAGTTGGCTTGAACCTTTAAAGCGTTTTGGAGTGCCCTTTTTAGGGACAATCCCTTATTCTGAATTAATTCTTGCAATTGCCATTATTTTCATTGCAGGAACTTTGTATAATATGTTTATTTTACGTCCGATCATCCATGCAATTGAGCAACTTTTTTCCAGAATACCTCTCATCCGTCCTGTTTACTCCGGTATAAAAAAACTAGTTGATGCATTTAGTCTTCAAAATAAAGTATCATTCACTAAAGTGGTTCGTATTGAATTCCCAAAAAACGGTATGTATAGCATTGGTTTTCTTGCAAATCAGGTAGATGAAAAAATTGCACCTGATAGCAATAAAAAATATTATAGTATCTTTATTCCTACAACACCAAATCCGACAAGTGGTTTTCTCATAATATTACCTGAAAGTGAAATTACTGTTATTGATATCACTCGGCAAGAGGCAATGGCAATGATAATATCGGGCGGAATTATTCAACCTGATACGGTAAAATGA